The DNA segment AGTGCCAGTGCAAATCCTATGATGATGTACACCAGACTAAAGAACGTTGAAAATGCCAGCCATATACGCAGTGCTGACAAGTGGGGTATGGCCATGGCAAAGAGAGCACAGGCCAGCCCCGCTATGGCAATGGCATATGGAAGTTTCATGGAGTTGTCACCATGAAAAAGAACATAGAAAGCCTGTGAACCATAAGAATaaagaaaatcaagtaaagCCTCGAGGTCTTTATAAGAAAATCCCAGTTTCTCAACAATTCATGGCATAGATAGGTATCATGCTTCAAGATTTTGAAGGTACTGAAACATTCAGAAATTTGCAGCagcaatcaattaattaatatatcaaagGAAAGTTGAAATGAATTCGAACCTTATTCTCTTCTCTGACATCGTGTTAGAATTCCACAAGTATAAATACATTGACAAAAGTTAAATAAGAGGAATTGAGAAGACTATCCTCCAAACTCAAACATGGGACTTTGAAACAACAAAAATAGTAAAGTACCTTAAAAGCCTGACCGGCTAAAATTATAAATCCAACATTGATCATGAAGAGATTCACATACTGCAGTGCCCATGTCAGAGAATACGCCTTTCTACCTATAAAAATAAAGCTTAGAATGTTCCACTCTGAAAGAAAAGGGACTGGAATACTTGTTTTCATGTTGTTATTCATTTTTACTCTTACCATATATAAATCCTGCAAGGTCTCTGTATCTGATATGCCTCTTTCCTCCGAACTCATGAAGCTTGGCAACAAGAGCATTTGCATACAAAGATATTGCTGTTGCAAGGATAAGTCCTACCACACCTCCTATCCAACCCAACGGAACCATGACAGTGCCAGAGTACCCCAGCACATAGGCACTGTTGATCCCAGtagtgagaacaaatcccactTGAAACCATGAATCTACAATAACATAACAAGAATAAGCCAAGATTGTTCGAAGTAGAGTAAAATAAAACACATCACATGCCATCAGTTCAAAGCTAAAATCATCACATTGATGTTTGAGGGATGAACAGTTCCACTAAAAGTACACTGAATCTTTATAGTATTTGAATCTAATTTAAGCCCAAAATGTTTTGTTCGATGGATTTGCGCTCAAATCACTACGATTATTAACagtttattaatatatttcaaaCTAAAAGTATAGAGTTCGaattcaaattctacttctatatataaatgaaattaCATAATATAATAGTCAAGTATCATTCATATTtccatattttgaaaaaaaaatgagtaTCATTAATTAGGCTATATAATGTTCATTCAGGATATCCTAAAATAGCTATAAGATACAGTTTAAAAGTATACATCATACGTGGCACATGTAAAAGgttcaaaataaaacattttatacCAACAAATTTTCCAGTATTAGAAAGAAAATTTCGCTTTATTAACATAAGGCAAAACAAATTAAATCTCAAAATCTGATCAAGTTTTCCCGAttgaaaaattttgaaaacataaCATCCTCAGAATGGAATACTTACACATGCAAAGCgaaaatcacaaataaaaatatccAAAACGACTCAAGTCGAACCCAGAAAGTCACTAAatcttggcaaaaacttgtgtgagacggtctcacgggtcgtatttgtgagactgctattttatttgggttatccataaaaaatattactctttatactaaaagtattatttttattgtgaatatgggtagggttgaccgtcCAGATTAAGGTGCGGGAGACTGTCCCATTCCTAAATCTTTTATTTCATAAAGCATGAGTTTTAACCCGAAATATACTGAGCGAATGAAAACCCCTTCGGCAATCAACGTTTCCTATAAAATACTGGatctaaataataaataaataaataaacaaaaagtcNaaaaaaaaaaaaaaaaaaaaaaaaaaaaaaaaaaaaaaaaagaccatGGCTAATTTGATGGGCGGTGTCTGGAATTTCGACAGCCAAATGATCATCGGAATAGACTTTTCCCGCAGCGGCGGAGCTCCCAACGCTGTCATCTCCGCCTTGGCCACCCATTTCCAGCACCACCTCACCACCACCTTCTTCTCCTGCTCCCGATAGCAAACCAATAACCTCCTCTTCAGATATCACCAAAGCCAGGCCTTCTTCCTCCTCTCTTTTCCCCGCCACTATTTATCAGTGCCCAATAAATAatccaataaataaataaaaaaaacccgAAATACAACACATAACTTGCAGAGATCGAGCGTACTTTGAGAGAAAACGAGAGGAAGAATTAACAGCTTAATCGTGTGTCgtaaattttctataaaaaaaaatatctttttgcGTCATAATTGGTTATTCGTTAATTCTCTTAAATAAATCTAATCCAAcgaattttaattcattttatttatacaaAAAGAAAGCCATTGATTGGTTAGTTAGTCCCATCAAATCAGCATATTGGTTCCATGGTTGCATTACCGTCAAATGTGGACCGTTGATTAGATTTGTGATTCGTTAGGATTCGTTAGATACTGCCAACTGGAGGCTGCTTCTCCCCACGGGGCTAACAATCAATAAATGTTGCTTCCTAGTATACTTCACGTGATAGTCCGAATGTttctaataaattatttgtaataATGTGTCAAAAATGAATCTTGACTTGTCAGTTTTGAcctaaaaaattattagttttttcGAGTTCTGATCAAATCGAGttgaaatatattaattttttattatatgtatcgatattataaattttcatcatgtaatattattttttaaacaattattaaTTGTTTATAATAAGTATAACGTAAATTTTCTACAAATaggatttcaaatttatgaatttGTTCAAAAATGAGGAtgtttgattaaatatttattttataaaatattgaatttttttaacaatttattgAAAGTGATTTTGTGATGcttgaactttttttttattttattgtattgatttcataaatttttatcatgtaattttattttatggagtatttgaattttttaaacaattaaatcttTTATAGATTAACTAATAGGTTAGACAACTTCtactcttaaatttaaatatttaaatttatgaaatataattattatatatttagacgatatgtgtttaaattaaaatatttattatgtgtttcgaatttttatttaattattttgttaaataataaaataataatggtgcatagtaaaaaaaaatcatatatttaaaaaattataaatcttttcaaaaaataaaataatatcatgtCGATCTAGTTGGTTGGGGTTTGGGTCTGGGTTCATAGTTTTCGGGTTTGTTCAAGTAGGGCTTGGGTTGGGAAATTTGTTTTAATAACCATGTTTCAACTCGACTCACCCGGACTGACACCCTTGCGTGGCATGCTATGTCCATGTTCTGAATTTTTCTCCCAGGCACACTAGGGCGGTAATAAAATATCGTCCTAGTATGATTCCTTTGTTCTATCAATTATTCCTTCATCAACACGTGTTGGGACAGTCAAGAATTACCGCCCTAGCATGCCTTATTCTGTTTGGGCTTCGATTTATCCATAGTGCGTGCTGGGGTGGTCAAGATTTTCAGTCATAGAGCGCCGACTCTGTCCCAGTACCTCTTGTGACACTTTTTGCACCAACCGATGTGAGGAATGACCCATATGCATAAATTATgacaaaaataaatgaaatatgaGCTCAACACAATAAACTAATGTAAAAATGGactaaaaacaacacaataaaacatgaaaaatgaaaCATATCAACATCTTTATACTACCTTTTTTCTCGTCATCGAGCAAAATAGGTTACAAGACACAAAGAACgacaaaaaacaaaagatagTTAAATGGAGATCTCATGACTCCTTTTCACGCCTTAGTGAAACTCTGACATACTTCCCATGAATCAAATCACAACATGAATTTATCGTGTTTAGGAAGCTTGGATTGGGAGAGCCAAATCCTACATGGTATCTTTGCAGTTGGACAGATAGATCCATAAAATACCCAAGAGGAATTATTGAATGAGTTAGTTGAAgtggaaaaatttatttttcaagttGATTTCATGGTGCTTGATATGCAAGAAGATTTGGATATGCCATTGATATTGAGTCAAAGTTTCCTTGCAACTGTAAAAAAACTTATAGATATCCAATAAGGGAAGTTAAGATTAAATGTAAGAGATGAAGAAATTAccttaaatgtttttaatgtcCTCAATTAGCACACACTGCACAATCAAGATTGTTTCAGAATTAATGATGCTTTAGATTAACATGTTTGTAATTTTGTGCATGACGTTTTGAAGGATCAAGTGGAGGTCATACTCACTAATGATGAGCATGAAGAGGAATTTAATGAGGAGAAAAATGACATTGTGGCATATTTCAATGTCAATCCTCCACTGAATAAGCTAGTCATATTTAGACTATAAGAGTTTGGAGATAAAAGAGACTTGGTTACTCAGAAGTCAACTATAGTCTATAGAAGAACTACCCATTCTTGATCTCAAACTACTCTCACACCTGAAGTATGATTATTTAGGTGAGAATAATAATTTACCTGttattatttctttttctttgacaAATGTGATAGAGACGAAGTTATTGAAAGTTTTGAAAGAGCACAAGAAGACATTTGCTTGGAAGGTGGCATACATCATGTGATAAATTCATCAATCTGCATACACAAAATCTTGATGGAAGAGAAGTACTCACATTTGGTATAATACCAGAAGAGACTAAAATAaagacaaaaatattattttttatttcttaaattaaCATTAcaccaacatttttttttcaaaattataattatgacttattttcaatattataaGTCTCAAATTTATACGCAAGAACAACGTATATATTTAAGAAGAATGATAAAACAGGATGGACGAGAGGAGCAGAGAGGAGGAAGAAGAGACGAGCAATACATGGCATCGTTTGGAGAGGAGCTTCGGCAAATTCCTACGGCGGTTCATGCTGCCGGAGGACGCGAAGATGGATGAAATCAAGGTGGCGATGGAGCATGGGGTGCTTACCGTAACTGTGCCGAAAGTGGAAACGAGGAAGGCAAATGTGAAGGCCATTGATATAAATATTGAATCCGTAATTTAGTGTGATTATGTGTTATATAATCGAAATAAAATGTTTCTTGGCAACTTTTCTGGTTTTGTATTTGTTTTATTACTaaaaagttgtaaatattttagTATCTAATTAGTTATAAtgattattttatgatattatttaatcatttatgAATGAACGGCACTATATCGATTTGTTTTCCTTTCCAagtaaaggaaaaagaaaatccCAGGTTGCATGATTTCTGATTTTTTACGTGTACGAGAAAGAGTACTCTAGGTGAGACATTTGATTGGTTTCTAGTTCCATTGATATCAACTCTTATACATTGTGAtcatgaaatgaaaataatttataattcatCTCATATCAAAGTTTCATGAAATGAGGTCTCGGATTTTATAAATCGTGTTGAAATTATTGGTTTACATTTCATTTGATATAATGTAAATGTCAGTTTATACTTTATAAGTCgtctatatcaatatttttaaatttaatatatgaacttagatttgaaatataataatggTATATCATCAGTCAAACGTTCTCTACACCGTAAATCAAACAAAGttttatcattatatttttctaatttagaATCAGTATGGAATTGATTCAATTATGAAATCATGAATAATTGGTTGAGTACTTGTGCATAGACACGATAGGACCATTATAGTTATGGCCGCTACTCACCGAGTCTTCGATAATTGGCTTCTTTTATCATTAGATCATCAACTCACtttgattaatttgatttggTGTTGTCCAACTTTTTATAATTAAGACATACATTTCAATCTTGGGAATTCATTGGTTATGATTTGAGTTCTTCCAGTCAAATCTATGGTATTAAGCTGTAATTCAATAACTTCTAAAAATGTGTTGCAGTTCTTTGTTCGGATAGTTGATGAaagattatattatatatcttatCTAATATAAatgcaatttaaaaatatatttataatataggAAAAATACAATTTAAAGGCACATAGGGTACGATCTCGTGTACtaagacaaataaaaaaattgtaatgcCGAGAATCTCAAATGTTGACCTTTTGCAGTGGGAGAGAAAATAGCAGTTCGGACTATTCTTTATTAAGAATTTTCTATAAGTTTCTAGTCATTgttttgattaaattatttaatcgggtcggGTTCGGATATCCGACCAGTCGGGCAGTCGTTTTAGCTACCGAATTCGGATACTCGATTTAATATTTGGGGTACCCAAaacctactttttttttttttttatttttttcttcacacatCTTAAACAAACATCAAGGAAAAAAACTTGTAgcattaaaaattcaaaatacaaaAAGTAACAAactacaatttttgacaatttatagttgtacgttaaaaattcaaaatacaaaaaacTTGATAAAGAATACAAAAAGCCAcaaacaaaaggaaaaaaaaaatccataatgAGGAAAAGAAAGAGGTTGTGTATGAGTTAAAAGTTTTAAcaatttatccaaatatttggttcgaacaaaatataatttttgacaatttatagttgtatgttaaaatttaatatttatatgt comes from the Primulina huaijiensis isolate GDHJ02 chromosome 8, ASM1229523v2, whole genome shotgun sequence genome and includes:
- the LOC140983400 gene encoding proline transporter 1-like — encoded protein: MAGKREEEEGLALVISEEEVIGLLSGAGEEGGGEVVLEMGGQGGDDSVGSSAAAGKVYSDDHLAVEIPDTAHQISHDSWFQVGFVLTTGINSAYVLGYSGTVMVPLGWIGGVVGLILATAISLYANALVAKLHEFGGKRHIRYRDLAGFIYGRKAYSLTWALQYVNLFMINVGFIILAGQAFKAFYVLFHGDNSMKLPYAIAIAGLACALFAMAIPHLSALRIWLAFSTFFSLVYIIIGFALALKDGTEAPPRDYEIPGSVTDKIFTTIGASANLVFAFNTGMLPEIQATVRKPVVENMMKALYFQFTLGVVPMFAVTFMGYWAYGSKTSAYLLNNVNGPTWIKAFANISAFLQTIIALHIFASPMYEYLDTKYGIKGSALSLRNLSFRILVRGGYLGMTSFVAALLPFLGDFMSLTGAISTFPLTFILANHMYLVAKKNKLTSLQKSWHWLNVLVFGCMSVAAAISAVRLIAVDSSTYHVFADL